The Neodiprion lecontei isolate iyNeoLeco1 chromosome 2, iyNeoLeco1.1, whole genome shotgun sequence genome segment TCGGGATTTCTaccgatttttcccaattAGCCAGTGAATACTTTGAACGTATCGGACCGAACTCCATTGGAAGATCCGAACAAGGGAATTCCTACGGCCGAAAACGGAGCTGCAGCAGCATTTGCAAGTGTAGCCGCAGCGCCAGCAGCCGCAAGTGGAACCGCAGCAGCAGCCGCAAATGGAGCTGCAGCAACAGCCGCTAATGgagctgcagcagcagcaccaaTTGAAAGTGGAACCGAAGCAGCAGCCGTGAATGAATTACCGACATCTCCGACGCCTTCGACGCCTGAGTTTTGTACGACCGACGTCTGTTCGTTTATCGATGTGATTGAAGAAGAGATGCCAGGATTGCCGATCGATGTTCCACTGCtaaggggaaaaaattggattattttttaatatttcaggGTGATCGCGTATCCAATTATAATCGCGATGACTGGTTATTGTCGATTAATCACTGACCTAATAGTAAACCAGTTATTCGGGtggaatgaataaataactgATCAAGGTCCGTCTTATCGAAAATTTCGCCAACGACATTAcgcgaatgaattttaaagtATCTGACGGATTTGGAATTGGGTGGTAATTTGATTTTGACCGGTTTTATGTAACAGCTGTACTGCGGAAACGGATTCATGTTCTATCTCTTTTTACCATTACGAAGATTTCGCATTTAGTTTGGATTTTGCTAGATGCGGCCCGGTTACTGACTCGTTAAATCGATTTTACCGCAGCCTTTTATTCCTCAAGGTTTCGACttgattattgaaattttttaatttcagacTGTACAAATTGCAGTGGCATGAAAATctaatgaatataaaattacGGTTTTTACAGATTCACGCCAGATAATTCAAATAGTATAcaatgaaaaacgataatcCAATGGGACAACGAATTTATAATCCAAAGGCAGTGAAGTAAAAgatgtggaattttttttaatctgaaAATTCGCTGTCATAGTAACAAATTAACAAATGCCAATAACTGAACAACGCATCCAATGAAACCAGCTCGTTTTATTCGCAAACGAATTCTCTGCGAGTCCTCCGAAATCGGTATTAGATAACTTATAAACATTTGAACTATTAGGTATTTTTCCTGATTGAAGCGGAAAAAGTTATACAGGAAAAAATCTTGCTCGTTGGATAAGTATAAGAgaattgattattataaataaaatgaactaTAACTatcaaatttaaattgaataaatttcaacaggCATTTGGTTATTAACAATGTTACAATAACGCgatctctcttcaaagttgcTATCGATTGAACATTTGTAGATGAGGTTCACGATTCTCCAATTCAACGCGCTCGGCTTCCTTTTGAAACAGCGATCGAAGTTTTTTATCGTTAGTAGCTGCACGTTTTTGAAAAGATCCCACACACCAAATAGATTCCCGACATTTCTTCCGATTAATCTGTTTTTTACCTGTGAGTTTCAGTGATGGTAGAGTGAGATGAAGTCCCAGTCCCCACACCTGGTTATAAAACAcagaattttttgttcaatgaaACTGTCATTTCTCACGACAATGGATTTAAGTCCAATTTTCAGACGGTCCCAAAATCGGTTCCGTGATTTAATATTCTAGCCAATCGATACACAAGGTATATACTtatttaacgaattttttcaaaatcaccaaagttttttttttttgcagatttttcaatttatatcaATCTATTTACCCAGTTGTGGAGCTGCAGTTGCAGTCGCGGCgaaaaagatgaataaaaatttagctGCGTTCATCTTGACGAAATTCAACAGTCAAACTGCATGTGTACTCGCGGGCAACTccaaaatataaagaaatctCGCCAGAAGAGTGGGAGCTCtgaattttcatcgataattgatttacaaaaacGCATTTCATATCGCCTCGAGTgaattgaaatcgaatctaGCTGTAACGCAAATGCATTCGAGGGACTCATATATGGGGCGTTCTCCGTCAGTTCAGCTGCCCTTTTTCGGACCTTCTCAGATACCGCTCAAAATCGGTCATCATACGGTACAAATTGAAAGAAGTCtatgtgatttattttttaaatttttaatcactcCTGTTAGGggataattatcattattgtttttatttttttttttttttcatcatttacaCGACTTTGAATGTTGAAGTGTGCAAAACATATGTTAACACGGAAAAGAATTGCAGTTTAATGAATTTTGTAATGCAATAAGTCCTGTATTTTAATTCTTACCGCAAATGTCGTTTTGTTCTACGGAGGAAAATTGAACTGTATACTTTCCGCTCAATCGGACATCTTTTATACCAGTCTTACTTTCAAGTAATCTACAAACTGTGCAAAAAATGAACCTACAGAAAAATTCGCACagtaaagttaaaaaaatgtcgtaagaccagattttttttttgaatcaacgAATATTTCGCCAGACTTGGCCGATCCGAGTTACATGACTTGCACAAAAATTCGTCTCCTCGAAGGATtggtttgaaaacttgaaaaaaaattgaccgagaCTACTTTAAAGTAGTGCTAAAATATGATATCTGAGAATTTCCGCATGTAAGTGAACAAACAAATGGAATACACCCTATATACCATTTccgagaaaaaatttcgagactTAATTTGTTtctgataatattttcatcttaATCCGCCTGAGTTTTATGAGCTAATCAGAGCGAGCTTCGGGCGTTCTGGCCGAAGGCACTTTTGCCCAATCTTACGAACGAACGATGAACTCGTGTTCTTGTTTTTCTCGATTCTGACCTTCGATGGCTCTCTCAAGAAGTTGGACGCACAAAGAGCGTGCTGCTAAATTGCGACGCAAACAATTTAGTTTTTTCTCGAATTATTCCAAGCCGTTTCCCTCAGGTGATTCCCGTTTGTCATTTCGGGAGTTTTTGGTGAAACTGGCCGTTCGACGCCTGCAGATAGGCAATGAAAGCTGCATTTTATATAGGGATATTCACTGGGATCATGACGTGTTTCAGGGCAACACTGTTGCTGGTTCCACGTAGGcgggaaaatttaattcttaaATTTAtgttattgaattatttatcaaattataaatttctctTCTTAATAGACGATTTACTCATGGCTAAATTGTGTAAAACGTAAATATGtttttattgttgcacaaatATTGACTTGGATATATTTACAATCGATACCATACGTAAAGCCGACTTACATAACCTCACTTTTTTCGCAACCTGTCGAATGCCTTCCTCCGTGCATGTAtcgaatgaatattatttgaaacaattttttcaattcttattCTGATAGACAAACCGTTCAACTGCTGTATTTACTGTCgcaaaaatcatttgaaatttttggcaCAAACAGATAATTTGATTTTACGCTCGCAAAAGAtcttacactgagaaaaatttcatttgttatagtaactagaaaaatttaataaaacaggtatcgttaaaaaaacttttcgaatattgttggaattactaaaaacgaggtacgcgtaaccattttgcgctattgtcgatcctgtttttgtaatttcaacgcaaaatcagtttgttcgatttcctcaacttttttcagttaaataaggctttaacgtcaatttatcgttgcacaagcattaaattttcgcaacagttacaagaaaatctagtaacagtgatcacaataagaaagaacagtaacttatactagactttccggtaacaactacgaaactaattttcattttctatctataactatatttttcgattttggtaaaaaatgataatatttaaGGACTGCTGAGTGTAGAACATCGGGGCCATTTACGACGAGTTTTACGTGTATGGACCGTCATTCCTATGTATGTAAAATGTAGCCTCGGTTGCCTATCTGCCGGCGTTTAACGGGcagtttcacagaaaactcCGAATACGTTTATACAGCAAGACAGAAATGATGCGATCGAGCGATCGTGGAGAAAAATGCTGCGTCGGGAGAATAATACAATTCATCGATGCGTCGACGCTTGCAGCCATTCGCATTCTAATGCCGTATAATCTAGTGACTAAATTCTAATATCTAACGTGGATTGTTGTTGAGCCTTGAGAAGACGCAAGTCAAAGACCGTCGTATGCTTTCACTTGGAAATCCCAGACTAAATTGACCATGTGAATAGTTGCCCGTGCCCACATCTGGCATTGAATCCGTTAATTTCTGTATAATATGCTCGCATGCTGTGTTGAATTCATGCAGTTCCAAAGTTCAGATTACAGCCTGGCCCCGGAGCCAAATAAAGCCTGACGCGTCAGTCCATAAAAGAATACGTTGCGAAGGAACGATAAGATTTGTCGGTTCGTTCGTTAGCTTCGTCTACAAAAGCTAAACAGGATCAATGTAAGCTCGTGAGCTTAGTTATAAAAGTAATCGATTTGGTTTTAAAAGATCCAATATAGAGAATCgacaaaagaaacaaaaataatttttgcttCTAGTCTTCCGTGATGTTTAGACGGGCATGATTTGGTATTGAGAGCGAAAAAAGggacaaaaattaaatcattCCGAACGTTTTGAACGCGGTGAGGACCTGGATGAGGAATTGACATTTCTGAGGAAGTGATTTGCTTTTGTATGACGGTGAAATTCGAATGTGAAGGATGGTGCAAAGTGATGAAACAAGCTAATAGCCAAGGACGATGTATCTTCCCGGtttcttgaattatttattacacttCGTTAACAGCGCGATCCTTTTTTTgcttgtttatttataattatgacTAGCATTCcagttttaattattcatacgTACAGGCATATTCTGCAGCCGcggagaataaaaattaacaacaaaaTAACAACAGGTCGTGTAGACGCAATTAATATCGCAACGTTTCAACCAAAGATATGACATTCAGGCATTGTTATGATAATGCAAAACGTCGGTAGTAATTCAACAACAATCGGTGAGAAATAGTATAAATCTAATGATCATATAGATAGGCGATGAGATACACCTGACCTTGCAAAGATGATTTAATACCGCGTATTAATTACGACCATCCCGCGGCTGTAAATGAACATcgttaatttaaattttcagcaATTATAAAGCAGAATCATCATTTCTAAATAAATCATGTAGACAATTAGCGAACAGGCCAAGAAAACCGTTAATAAAAAGGTACATCAGGTTTTAATTTAAATGGACTATAAGTAAATCCCTAATTAATATCCTGTGAACGTAAATTATAtccaaacaaaaaacaacgtCACGCATATTCTTAACGATctcacatattatatattacgtCGTGTTATGCAATAATTTCGCCATCTGTGCCTGTGTCTAAATCGAAACGAACGCAGGAATATTCTGTTATACAGCGAGAAAAATAACAACGGATACATACCGCGATAATAATCTCTATGATTAGTTTTATAATGAGCCgtgaattagaaaaattgctCGACGATCGATTCGCGTCTAGCGAGTATTCATCTTGATAATACGCGTGTACGTAACGCGAACAATCTGAAAGTCAACACACGGCATCGTCCGAATACTCGTACAgctatattttcaatttatattcaatttactCATCTTTATTCGCGACAAATGTTTGCCGGCTTATTAGCAACGGAATTTTAAGGTTGTTAGGGGGAAAACCAATGATGCCTATGAAAACGATTGAATAGCCTGTCATCTTCCATTTGCTGTTATTCAGCCTCCTCGTTCTAACATTAGAGAGTTTTATTAGACAGAGTTTCTTTTAAACTTATGGTAATAGCTATCTTGgcattgaatttaaatttcaatttttctctatttattagcgcacaaatttttattaacgtaCAGACTTGCCATCTTTCGATCTTTCAGTCAAGTTATCTTTTCAGTTCAATCGATTCTGAATGATCTTCTATAAACCCTGACACAAGCAGCGTGCAAAAATGATCTTATcgcttatatacatattccgtatttttcatatttatttattcacttggAATTGTTTAATAACTTGAATCAGCTGAGTCGGGATgcgcgaagaaaaaaatgtcacgaataagtataataatgaaaagtaATAGCTTGTATAAAAACGTATCACTAGTTCgttaacaaaaatattttcaatttaataagaaaaaatggatcaatgaaatgcatttttattttttatataaattaaaaaatagaatggCAATCATAGAGCGTCGAATAAATAAGCAGTCGGTCATGCAGCGTAAATTAGCAAATACGTGGCCGAGAACTGGTTGTATGCAATCGGTTACTTATTACACTATCGATAATAGCACATAATAAGCTTCAGGTTTGATAAATCGTTTCATTCACTGTTTTCTCACGCTCTCAACAGCGCAATATATCATGAAATCGGGCAACACGAATTCCGGGTCACATTTTGCAAATCGACGCAATTTTTTATAGCCTTGTATAATTTCTGTACCCGTGTATAGTTGTTGATGTCCACGTCGGCAATACAAGCAACGATTAGGGAACCGGCTAATTAGCTGGCTTATAATCAATTACACACGATTCAACCACATAACAAATATATCACATATAATTAGTCGCTGAAAATGAGCATGTCGCGGGTATTGGCCGAGGCTGAGGCCAAAGCTGAGCTTTTCGACTCGATTCCCGGAGTCCCGCTGGAAGCTTGAGCATCGGCACTGGCCTTGGCGCTCGCTCCAGTTCCGCCTGTCGATGCGTTTGCCGAAGCTGTTGCCGACGCTGTGGCGCTAGCGTTTCCGCCGAAGACATCTGACTGCGAGGACGCCTTGCTTGAACTGGAGGCCTGCGACGTGGAGCCAAACACCGATGAAATAGCGTTCGAAATCGCTTCGGAACTCCCCGAAGACCCGGCTCCACCGTTTACCAAAGATGACGCCTTGCTTGAACTCGTAGCCGAAGCGCTGGAGCCGGACGAGGAAGACTTCGCCTCTGAAATTGCGTTCGCAGTACCTCCACCGTTCGCCGAAGACACTGCTGAAGAGGTCGCTGACGACCCAGATCCCCCGGTTCCGAAGCCACCGGAACTGCTGGCTGCATTTGCGTTCGCCTCTGCGTTCGCTAACGAATTGGCTTGACCACCACTCACACTGCTGCCCCCGTGGTTTCCTCCGATTTGTTGACCATGGGATCCCTCGGATCCTCCAAGGACCGTGGAGCCAATGCCAGGAACTTGTTGAGCACCTCCACCAACTGCGCCACCGTAACTTCCGCCACTCTGTTGTTCGTAAGATCCTCCTGATCCTCCAAGGACTGTGGAACCAATGCCAGGAACCTGTTGAGCACCTCCACCAACTGCGCCACCGTAACTTCCGCCACTCTGTTGTTCGTATGATCCTCCGGATCCTCCAAGAACTGTGGAGCCAATGCCAGAGACTTGATGAGCACCACCACCAGCTGCACCACCGTAACTTCCGCCACTCTGTTGTTCGTAAGATCCTCCGGAGCCTCCAAGGACTGTGGAAGATATTCCAGGAACTTGTTGAGCTTCGGCGTTAGCATCAGCATTGGCATTGGCATTGGCATTGGCATTCGCAGTTGAGGTACCCTGGTTAAAGAAGGGGTTTCCACTTCCAGCGGAGCCTTGAGCTGGTCCATGTCTTTGTCCTTGGCTTTGATCGTAGTTTACTCCTGGTTGCAAGAAGGGTTTCGGACCTCCAGTAGAGCCTCCGTTGTTACCGCCACTATTCGATGGTCCCAGGAATGGGTTCCCACTTCCTTCAATATTCCCAGCCTGATGCACGTTCGCTTCGCTACTAGCGGACGATCCTCCACCGGGTAAGAAGTTTTGGCTGGGTTGTTGTGGCACAGCGATATTGCCGTGACCTTCGACAGAACCTTGGCCTGTCTTATCGCCGAATGAACCTCCGTTAAATACTTGCTGACTTTGTACTCCTGCGTTCAAGTTCGCGTTTGCGTTTGCCATGGCTGCGGCAGCGCCGTTCAAAAAAGGATTAACCTTGTGCTGGTCACCTCTTTGTCCCTGGGACTCGAAACCTGCTTCATTATTGTATGAACCACCATGAACGCCACCTGAAAGAATGGAAATATGTATTGATATGCCATTTGGGTCGACCTATTCTTTCATATCTTAATGCCGAAGTGGTACAGACACTATAGTGACCAAAAAGTCTAGGATTGGTTTCGGGTGCACAAGTCACGAAGTTTTTCGgcataaatattcaaaataatggACTCACCGTGCGGTTGGCTCGGGCCGACTTCTTGGACGATAATAACGTCGGGGTTCGGATGTTTGCCGTGATAATGAGGGTGAGGAtgggggtgagggtgaggATGCTTGCTTTGAACCAGAACAACTGGGACCACTACCACTTGGGCTTTTCCACCCTGGCCATGACTGTGACCTTGACCGTATTGACTTTGTTCGTAGGTTCCCTGGCCCTGACCATACGACACTTGATCCTGACCATGACCATGGCCATGACCGTGACCTTGATCAAATTGACTTTGTCCGTAGGTTCCCTGACCCTGACCATGACCATGAGCTTGATCGAATTGACTTTGTTCGTAGGTTCCCTGGCCCTGACCATACGACACTTGACCCTGATCATAAAGGCCGCCTACGACTGGTCCCGTACCTGGAGCGAGCGGATGCTGAACGCCTCCGTTCGCTGATCCAAAAGCGTTAGCGCCTGCGTTCGAATTCGAATTTCCACCGTATCCTGCGGGCTGTTGAGGCTGGTAGTTGCCACCGTTCGCCAAGCCTTGACCATTGCCGTACGCGCCATTTCCGGCATTCGCGTTCGCCTCCGCCTTGGCGTTCGCATTTGCCTGGGAGTTTCCATAGCCACCAATTGGCTGTTGCGGTTGTTGCGGCTGCTGTTGCGGAGGATAATTGTAGTTTCCATATCCTCCGAATTGCTGGTTGCCACCGAAGTGACCACCATTTGCTTCTGCGTTTGCATTAGCGTTTGCATTAGCGTTTGCATTAGCGTTTGCATTAGCGTCTGCATTCGCGTTTGCGTTGCTCTCGGAGCCGCCATATCCATTTCCTGATCCGTACCCCGACGAGGAAGCCTGTGACTTGGCGTTAGCACTGGCGCTAGCAGATCCTGTAATCCAAACGAGAAGATGACTAGTAGTTAGAGTTGGGATGACGGACTGTTTTCGAGGAAGTAATCACCGACAATAAGACCTAGTGGGTGTACACTTGAGTTCAGGACTTGTAGACTTCAAAAGCCTAAGTAACTCCAAGTGAGTCTATGATTTCAAGTGACTTCGAGTAACTTTACGTGACCTCAAATAATTGCAAGTGAATTCACGGGACTTTTTTGTTGGCAATGTAACTCCTGACTCCAGACGCGATTACTTCCTCGACTGTCTTTGATCAAatgaacgaaaattatatcCCAGATCGTAAAACCGGTTATACTGACAAGCCCAGAATTAATTGCACACAGTGTAATTACGATGATTGAAAACTTGTTCGTCATACCCTCCGCAAGGTTCATCGACTGATAATTACCGGACTTTTAAGAAATGGCTAAAATATTTCGGTACTAAACTAGCTGACATGTTATTGGCACACCTCATATCGATGCAAGGACCTGACCGTCATCAGCATCGTCGACACGCATGGTTCTGATCATTACGTGCGTCATACcgtgtattatttatttctcagaGACACACCGATCTGGcgataattttgtttttacaccGTCGACATCGAGTCGCAATAACAATTTACGAATAATCGGCGCAAAGATGTTCCTATATTTTTGTGTTCAATggcaagtttttttcttcgattctttttttttatctcctcTTGCCCAATACGGCCACGATGACGAACTGTAGTCGATGAGAAAACGATGAAGACAACAAGTTTAACGTGTTGCACCTCATGTCATCTCGGCACGATTTCTTACGTCAGGTAATTTCTGTTACTACGTGAGTTAAATATCTAGCTACCACTTGACGCGAACGATCAGTCCTCACCGCTATTTCTCAGATACGTGGATTtaacagttttatttttctgtttgtttgtttttttgtttatcttttattgttttttttcattcgacatACCTTCGCCTCCGACTCCGGCATTCGCGGATGCTGACGCTTTAGCGTTCGCATTTGCTCCGCCGTATCCTCCGAAATTGTTTGCTTTTGCTTCCGCATTCGCAGACGCGGATCCCGCGCCGCCGTTGGAACTCGCAGAGGCTTCAGCGTGCGATAGACTCGTCGAAAACCCGATGGGTCCAAGGTTGAAATTTGTGTTCAGGGCATCGCTGCGGGAATTTGCACTGTTCCCTTCTTCTGGCTTATGGAACAGACCCAGAGGATTCAAAAGACGCCCCGTGTTGATACCAGTCAAGTCACCGAGAAGACCTGCCAATTTTTAGGTCTGAATATCAGTTTCATCCAGAAAGCCAACCGGAGTGGAGTAATGATTTCAGGGAATAGATGTCAATCTACTGGTTGTGgtgagggagaaaaaaaaagaatttacaCTTCGTCACGGTGCAATCAGTCGActgatttgacaattttttacaacaaccTATGTATTGATTCCATTGAATCGAAATCCTTTGGCGGAAAACTCGATTTTTTGTATATCTATGAATCGAATCAATCGGACGAGTCAGACTTGGGACACTTTGCAATTGATTTTATAAGTCGAAACGAAACCGAGTATGCAGTTCACtgaaaaattgccaaaattgttttcattcttACGCTAAATAGACTGACTTCTTACTCTCAAAAATAATTGCTACGTTACTAAAAGAGGCTCTGTGTTTACCGTTAATTACAGTCAACTGTGAATCGCAAAAGATATAATAATTGGAATTCGACAGTTTTCGACGAGCGAAGATAGTATGCTTTCTTTGACTCTCCCACAGTAATAGTTGAATATCAATCGTGAATTGTATTGGGGAAAATGATACTCAAAGAGTCCAATGACTATTTGTGTCTAAATTTCAAGTTGATAATATGCAAAACATTAGAAACATTCGTTTTTCCTAAGATATTAAATATTGGACACGACTGCGCCATCCCAATTCCACTATTCACTTCCTGCTAACTTTTCCAAACCACGTGATAAGAAAATTTGCTGATGTTCCGAGTCGACCCAGGATTCGGGCTTTTTAACTTCTCGCTCCAACTGTCGCAATTAGAGAATAGAAATGCAAAATCGAGACATACCTGGTCTGGCGAAGACGTCACTCGTCAAAAGTAGGAGGAGAATTGTCACAGAGCACTTGGGCAGTTCCATGATTGTCGGTTATCCGTTATCTCGTGATCCTACTTTTTACATTTACCATTCACTGTGCAATTTCACCGCAGATTATCTCATACGCGCACCTCGTTTCGAGTCGAAAGATGAACTGAGTCTCTCGGATAAGAAGCAACATCTTTTATACGCGCGGACAAACTCGGATACCCCAAGGGCGGTGAAATAACTGTCCGAAGAACCGCAAACGCTTCGGCGCTTTTCGAAAAGAGATCCGGGATCTACCGATTCACCCACTCGGTTGTCGAAATCGCGGCACGACCGTCGAACTGGAAGTCAAACCGACCCTCTAGACCCCCGAGGGTTTCGAAACCCTTTTAATAGCCTCATACGAATGCGTTGTTGGGCAATTAATCACCGTCAAACGTGACGCCAACTTGCCCCACGGTCACGGCCTCCGCAAACTTCGAAGAAATACTTTTCATCCGATTGTCAAAGCGAGCCCTGACATTTATTACCGATTTTTAGAACTCTCATTAATTTTTCGCCATTTTATATATCCCAGGTGAATGGCGACATGTTCTGGACGAGCCTGCAAGGATGGCACAAATTATCATCTGCTATTCGCCGATTCATTAATCGTATAACCATGTTTTATCtacgctgagagaaatttcatttgttacagtaactagaaaaatccagtaaaacaggtatcgttaaaaaaaaactgtttgaatattgttggaattacaaaaaccaggtacgcgtaaccattttgcgc includes the following:
- the LOC107223697 gene encoding nuclear pore complex protein Nup153-like isoform X2; translated protein: MNAAKFLFIFFAATATAAPQLGVGTGTSSHSTITETHSGTSIGNPGISSSITSINEQTSVVQNSGVEGVGDVGNSFTAAASVPLSIGAAAAAPLAAVAAAPFAAAAAVPLAAAGAAATLANAAAAPFSAVGIPLFGSSNGVRSDTFKVFTG
- the LOC107223697 gene encoding nuclear pore complex protein Nup153-like isoform X1, translating into MNAAKFLFIFFAATATAAPQLGVGTGTSSHSTITETHSSGTSIGNPGISSSITSINEQTSVVQNSGVEGVGDVGNSFTAAASVPLSIGAAAAAPLAAVAAAPFAAAAAVPLAAAGAAATLANAAAAPFSAVGIPLFGSSNGVRSDTFKVFTG
- the LOC107223703 gene encoding fibroin heavy chain, encoding MELPKCSVTILLLLLTSDVFARPGLLGDLTGINTGRLLNPLGLFHKPEEGNSANSRSDALNTNFNLGPIGFSTSLSHAEASASSNGGAGSASANAEAKANNFGGYGGANANAKASASANAGVGGEGSASASANAKSQASSSGYGSGNGYGGSESNANANADANANANANANANANANAEANGGHFGGNQQFGGYGNYNYPPQQQPQQPQQPIGGYGNSQANANAKAEANANAGNGAYGNGQGLANGGNYQPQQPAGYGGNSNSNAGANAFGSANGGVQHPLAPGTGPVVGGLYDQGQVSYGQGQGTYEQSQFDQAHGHGQGQGTYGQSQFDQGHGHGHGHGQDQVSYGQGQGTYEQSQYGQGHSHGQGGKAQVVVVPVVLVQSKHPHPHPHPHPHYHGKHPNPDVIIVQEVGPSQPHGGVHGGSYNNEAGFESQGQRGDQHKVNPFLNGAAAAMANANANLNAGVQSQQVFNGGSFGDKTGQGSVEGHGNIAVPQQPSQNFLPGGGSSASSEANVHQAGNIEGSGNPFLGPSNSGGNNGGSTGGPKPFLQPGVNYDQSQGQRHGPAQGSAGSGNPFFNQGTSTANANANANANADANAEAQQVPGISSTVLGGSGGSYEQQSGGSYGGAAGGGAHQVSGIGSTVLGGSGGSYEQQSGGSYGGAVGGGAQQVPGIGSTVLGGSGGSYEQQSGGSYGGAVGGGAQQVPGIGSTVLGGSEGSHGQQIGGNHGGSSVSGGQANSLANAEANANAASSSGGFGTGGSGSSATSSAVSSANGGGTANAISEAKSSSSGSSASATSSSKASSLVNGGAGSSGSSEAISNAISSVFGSTSQASSSSKASSQSDVFGGNASATASATASANASTGGTGASAKASADAQASSGTPGIESKSSALASASANTRDMLIFSD